In Citrus sinensis cultivar Valencia sweet orange chromosome 2, DVS_A1.0, whole genome shotgun sequence, a single genomic region encodes these proteins:
- the LOC127900229 gene encoding cysteine-rich receptor-like protein kinase 10 isoform X1: MLGIQMPPSKFFMLFLFVIYLSISFQSSFTAAADPTYAYHVCSANFTGNSTYQTNRNLLLSSLPTNASRGNGYSSGFYNETTGQDPNKVYGLFLCRGDQTASSCQDCVTFATRDLVQRCPDGKQTIIWYDQCLLRYSNRSIFSTMDTVPYVSLLNTQNVTDRGRFNQILASLMSQVVNQAVNNSRKFATRTANFTALQTLYSLAQCTPDLSSSDCNVCLQAAIAELPNCCSGKTGAQVLIPSCIVRYEFYPFYNLSATSPPPPAPVLLPPPPPGSARGKSGISSSTIIAIVAPIAVTAVLFIVGLCYFIRKAKNKYNAVPEVNADNDITTLESLQFDFETIEVATNNFSTDNKLGEGGFGEVYKGVLPSGQEIAVKRLSRSSGQGGQEFKNEVVLVAKLQHRNLVRLLGFCLEGEEKILVYEFVPNKSLDYFLYEPEKQQQLDWSRRYKIIGGIARGILYLHEDSRLRIIHRDLKASNILLDAEMNPKISDFGMAKIFGVDQTQGNTNRIVGTYGYMAPEYAMHGQFSVKSDVYSFGVLVLEIITGKKNSSFYQTDGAADLLSYAWKHWRDGTPLQLLDSNLTDSYSRNEVIRCIQLGLLCVQEDPAERPSMATIVLMLNSYSVTLPSPQHPAFFIGSRTERDLPTKEFECSDKSTSKSIPWSVDEASITEVYPR, encoded by the exons ATGCTGGGAATTCAAATGCCTCCCTCGAAATTCTTCATGCTGTTTCTGTTTGTGATCTATCTTTCAATAAGCTTCCAATCCAGTTTTACAGCTGCAGCTGACCCAACATACGCTTATCATGTATGCTCAGCAAATTTCACCGGAAACAGCACCTATCAAACTAACCGCAATCTTCTGCTATCTTCGCTTCCCACAAACGCCAGCCGAGGCAATGGATACTCCAGCGGTTTCTACAACGAAACCACCGGTCAAGACCCTAACAAGGTCTATGGCCTCTTTCTCTGCCGCGGGGATCAAACTGCCAGCAGCTGCCAAGACTGTGTCACTTTTGCCACCAGAGATTTAGTTCAGCGTTGCCCAGATGGCAAACAAACCATAATATGGTACGATCAGTGCCTTTTGCGTTATTCAAATCGGTCTATCTTTTCAACCATGGACACAGTGCCCTATGTCTCTTTGTTGAATACACAAAATGTTACGGACCGAGGCAGATTTAACCAGATTTTGGCGTCTTTGATGAGCCAAGTTGTAAATCAGGCTGTGAATAATTCCAGAAAGTTCGCGACACGAACGGCAAATTTCACAGCCTTACAAACACTTTACAGTCTCGCACAGTGTACCCCTGACCTGTCAAGTTCTGACTGTAACGTATGTCTTCAAGCAGCTATTGCAGAGTTGCCGAATTGCTGTAGCGGAAAAACAGGAGCACAAGTCTTGATTCCGAGTTGTATTGTCCGGTATGAATTTTACCCGTTTTACAATTTATCAGCCACATCGCCACCGCCACCTGCTCCGGTTCTTCTTCCTCCTCCACCCCCTGGTTCCGCTCGAG GGAAAAGCGGAAtctcatcatcaacaattatAGCCATTGTTGCTCCAATTGCTGTCACTGCAGTGCTTTTTATTGTGGGCTTATGCTACTTTATAAGGAaagcaaaaaataagtataatGCTGTACCGGAAGTGAATG cGGATAATGATATCACAACTCTAGAATCCTTGCAATTTGATTTCGAGACAATTGAGGTTGCCACAAACAATTTCTCAACTGATAACAAGTTGGGTGAAGGTGGATTTGGTGAAGTTTACAAG GGTGTACTTCCTAGTGGACAAGAAATAGCTGTAAAGAGGCTATCGAGAAGCTCCGGACAAGGTGGACAAGAATTTAAGAATGAGGTCGTGTTGGTCGCCAAGCTTCAACATAGAAATCTGGTTAGGCTACTGGGATTTTGCTTGGAGGGCGAAGAAAAGATACTTGTCTACGAATTCGTACCCAACAAAAGCCTTGACTACTTTCTATATG AGCCcgaaaaacaacaacaattggATTGGTCAAGACGCTACAAGATAATTGGAGGGATTGCTCGAGGGATTCTTTATCTTCACGAAGATTCTCGGCTCAGAATTATACATCGTGATCTAAAAGCTAGTAATATACTGTTAGATGCAGAGATGAACCCAAAAATTTCTGATTTTGGCATGGCAAAGATATTCGGAGTTGATCAAACTCAAGGAAATACAAACAGAATTGTTGGTACATA TGGTTACATGGCCCCAGAATATGCTATGCATGGACAATTCTCTGTCAAATCAGATGTATATAGTTTTGGTGTCCTCGTCCTGGAGATTATAACTGGCAAGAAGAACAGCAGCTTTTATCAAACAGATGGTGCTGCAGATCTTTTGAGCTAT GCTTGGAAACATTGGAGGGATGGAACACCTTTGCAGTTGCTGGATTCAAATCTGACAGATTCTTACTCAAGAAATGAAGTGATTAGATGCATCCAATTGGGCTTATTATGCGTCCAGGAAGATCCAGCTGAGAGGCCATCAATGGCAACAATAGTTCTCATGCTCAATAGTTACTCTGTCACACTTCCGTCGCCTCAACATCCTGCATTTTTCATAGGCAGTCGAACTGAGAGGGACTTGCCCACAAAAGAATTTGAGTGCTCTGATAAATCTACAAGCAAGTCGATTCCATGGTCTGTTGATGAAGCGTCAATTACTGAAGTATACCCCCGTTAA
- the LOC127900229 gene encoding cysteine-rich receptor-like protein kinase 10 isoform X2, whose protein sequence is MLGIQMPPSKFFMLFLFVIYLSISFQSSFTAAADPTYAYHVCSANFTGNSTYQTNRNLLLSSLPTNASRGNGYSSGFYNETTGQDPNKVYGLFLCRGDQTASSCQDCVTFATRDLVQRCPDGKQTIIWYDQCLLRYSNRSIFSTMDTVPYVSLLNTQNVTDRGRFNQILASLMSQVVNQAVNNSRKFATRTANFTALQTLYSLAQCTPDLSSSDCNVCLQAAIAELPNCCSGKTGAQVLIPSCIVRYEFYPFYNLSATSPPPPAPRNILLFPAGKSGISSSTIIAIVAPIAVTAVLFIVGLCYFIRKAKNKYNAVPEVNADNDITTLESLQFDFETIEVATNNFSTDNKLGEGGFGEVYKGVLPSGQEIAVKRLSRSSGQGGQEFKNEVVLVAKLQHRNLVRLLGFCLEGEEKILVYEFVPNKSLDYFLYEPEKQQQLDWSRRYKIIGGIARGILYLHEDSRLRIIHRDLKASNILLDAEMNPKISDFGMAKIFGVDQTQGNTNRIVGTYGYMAPEYAMHGQFSVKSDVYSFGVLVLEIITGKKNSSFYQTDGAADLLSYAWKHWRDGTPLQLLDSNLTDSYSRNEVIRCIQLGLLCVQEDPAERPSMATIVLMLNSYSVTLPSPQHPAFFIGSRTERDLPTKEFECSDKSTSKSIPWSVDEASITEVYPR, encoded by the exons ATGCTGGGAATTCAAATGCCTCCCTCGAAATTCTTCATGCTGTTTCTGTTTGTGATCTATCTTTCAATAAGCTTCCAATCCAGTTTTACAGCTGCAGCTGACCCAACATACGCTTATCATGTATGCTCAGCAAATTTCACCGGAAACAGCACCTATCAAACTAACCGCAATCTTCTGCTATCTTCGCTTCCCACAAACGCCAGCCGAGGCAATGGATACTCCAGCGGTTTCTACAACGAAACCACCGGTCAAGACCCTAACAAGGTCTATGGCCTCTTTCTCTGCCGCGGGGATCAAACTGCCAGCAGCTGCCAAGACTGTGTCACTTTTGCCACCAGAGATTTAGTTCAGCGTTGCCCAGATGGCAAACAAACCATAATATGGTACGATCAGTGCCTTTTGCGTTATTCAAATCGGTCTATCTTTTCAACCATGGACACAGTGCCCTATGTCTCTTTGTTGAATACACAAAATGTTACGGACCGAGGCAGATTTAACCAGATTTTGGCGTCTTTGATGAGCCAAGTTGTAAATCAGGCTGTGAATAATTCCAGAAAGTTCGCGACACGAACGGCAAATTTCACAGCCTTACAAACACTTTACAGTCTCGCACAGTGTACCCCTGACCTGTCAAGTTCTGACTGTAACGTATGTCTTCAAGCAGCTATTGCAGAGTTGCCGAATTGCTGTAGCGGAAAAACAGGAGCACAAGTCTTGATTCCGAGTTGTATTGTCCGGTATGAATTTTACCCGTTTTACAATTTATCAGCCACATCGCCACCGCCACCTGCTCCG AGAAACATATTGTTGTTTCCTGCAGGGAAAAGCGGAAtctcatcatcaacaattatAGCCATTGTTGCTCCAATTGCTGTCACTGCAGTGCTTTTTATTGTGGGCTTATGCTACTTTATAAGGAaagcaaaaaataagtataatGCTGTACCGGAAGTGAATG cGGATAATGATATCACAACTCTAGAATCCTTGCAATTTGATTTCGAGACAATTGAGGTTGCCACAAACAATTTCTCAACTGATAACAAGTTGGGTGAAGGTGGATTTGGTGAAGTTTACAAG GGTGTACTTCCTAGTGGACAAGAAATAGCTGTAAAGAGGCTATCGAGAAGCTCCGGACAAGGTGGACAAGAATTTAAGAATGAGGTCGTGTTGGTCGCCAAGCTTCAACATAGAAATCTGGTTAGGCTACTGGGATTTTGCTTGGAGGGCGAAGAAAAGATACTTGTCTACGAATTCGTACCCAACAAAAGCCTTGACTACTTTCTATATG AGCCcgaaaaacaacaacaattggATTGGTCAAGACGCTACAAGATAATTGGAGGGATTGCTCGAGGGATTCTTTATCTTCACGAAGATTCTCGGCTCAGAATTATACATCGTGATCTAAAAGCTAGTAATATACTGTTAGATGCAGAGATGAACCCAAAAATTTCTGATTTTGGCATGGCAAAGATATTCGGAGTTGATCAAACTCAAGGAAATACAAACAGAATTGTTGGTACATA TGGTTACATGGCCCCAGAATATGCTATGCATGGACAATTCTCTGTCAAATCAGATGTATATAGTTTTGGTGTCCTCGTCCTGGAGATTATAACTGGCAAGAAGAACAGCAGCTTTTATCAAACAGATGGTGCTGCAGATCTTTTGAGCTAT GCTTGGAAACATTGGAGGGATGGAACACCTTTGCAGTTGCTGGATTCAAATCTGACAGATTCTTACTCAAGAAATGAAGTGATTAGATGCATCCAATTGGGCTTATTATGCGTCCAGGAAGATCCAGCTGAGAGGCCATCAATGGCAACAATAGTTCTCATGCTCAATAGTTACTCTGTCACACTTCCGTCGCCTCAACATCCTGCATTTTTCATAGGCAGTCGAACTGAGAGGGACTTGCCCACAAAAGAATTTGAGTGCTCTGATAAATCTACAAGCAAGTCGATTCCATGGTCTGTTGATGAAGCGTCAATTACTGAAGTATACCCCCGTTAA